One part of the Brevundimonas subvibrioides ATCC 15264 genome encodes these proteins:
- the murG gene encoding undecaprenyldiphospho-muramoylpentapeptide beta-N-acetylglucosaminyltransferase has protein sequence MVAPNSRSRICVVAAGGTGGHMFPAEALAREMAERGWRVVLATDHRGEQYAQAFPAEERLALDAATGSGPVALARAGIAIVRGVQQARSAFTRLKADVVVGFGGYPSAPALVAAILQKRPTLIHEQNAVLGRTNRILAPHVRAVASSFPTLERASPSVKARARVVGAPVRADIRALYDRAWTSPGDGPINVLVTGGSQGARILSETTPRALAALPDALRRRLKVQQQSRPETLEAARQIYLEAGIEAEVAPFFRDMAGRLSRAHLVIGRAGASTCAELAVAAMPSILIPLKIATDDHQRLNARLLTDVRAAEVILEDDVTVDALTAAVTGVLADPGRLASMSAAARSVAIPDAAQRLADLAEATAG, from the coding sequence ATGGTTGCGCCCAACTCTCGAAGCCGCATCTGCGTCGTCGCCGCCGGCGGCACCGGCGGTCACATGTTCCCCGCCGAGGCCCTGGCTCGCGAGATGGCGGAGCGCGGCTGGCGCGTCGTCCTCGCGACCGATCACCGGGGCGAGCAGTATGCCCAGGCCTTCCCGGCCGAGGAACGGCTGGCGCTCGACGCCGCGACCGGATCGGGCCCCGTCGCCCTGGCCAGGGCGGGCATCGCCATCGTGCGCGGCGTCCAGCAGGCGCGCTCGGCCTTCACCCGTCTGAAGGCCGACGTCGTCGTGGGTTTCGGCGGCTATCCGTCTGCCCCGGCCCTGGTGGCCGCCATCCTGCAGAAGCGGCCGACCCTGATTCACGAACAGAACGCCGTCCTGGGCCGCACCAACCGCATCCTGGCCCCCCATGTCCGCGCCGTGGCCTCGTCCTTCCCGACGCTGGAACGCGCCAGCCCGTCCGTGAAGGCCCGCGCCCGGGTCGTGGGTGCTCCGGTCCGCGCCGACATCCGGGCCCTCTACGACCGCGCCTGGACGAGCCCCGGCGACGGCCCGATCAACGTCCTCGTCACCGGTGGCTCGCAGGGGGCCCGCATCCTGTCGGAGACCACCCCCCGCGCGCTGGCCGCCCTGCCGGACGCGCTCCGCCGCCGCCTGAAGGTCCAGCAGCAGTCGCGCCCGGAGACGCTGGAAGCCGCGCGGCAGATCTACCTCGAGGCCGGGATCGAGGCCGAGGTCGCGCCCTTCTTCCGCGACATGGCCGGCCGTCTGTCGCGCGCCCATCTGGTCATCGGCCGCGCCGGGGCCTCGACCTGCGCCGAGCTGGCCGTCGCCGCCATGCCGTCCATCCTGATCCCGCTGAAGATCGCCACCGACGACCACCAGCGCCTGAATGCCAGACTGCTCACGGATGTCCGCGCCGCCGAGGTCATCCTCGAGGACGACGTGACGGTCGACGCCCTCACCGCCGCCGTCACCGGCGTTCTCGCCGACCCGGGTCGGCTGGCGTCCATGAGCGCCGCAGCCCGCTCGGTGGCCATCCCCGACGCGGCCCAAAGGCTCGCCGACCTCGCAGAGGCGACGGCCGGCTGA
- a CDS encoding FtsW/RodA/SpoVE family cell cycle protein translates to MTDATAPYSHPFSRNDPSPIAQWFWTVDRALLGAALILIGLGVALSFASSPAAILADESITDPFHYSWRMIVFSTGGIAGMLTLSLLSPRGVRRIAVLALLGAIVVMAMLPFIGDTVKGAARWVNLGPFSLQPSEFAKPSLIVFAAWMFAEGKKGQGVPGVSIAFGFYAVTVALLLIQPDIGQTLLITTTFMAVFFMAGVPLRWVAVLMGAFAAGMTAIYLLFPHVQSRVAKFVAPGIEDTHQIDRASEAIRAGGLVGRGIGEGVMKRSVPDLHTDFIYSVGAEEFGLVLSLAMIALYAFIVIRGMRRAMKLNDPFEQTAAAGLFMLIGLQASINVAVNLNLIPTKGMTLPFISYGGSSMLAMGVTMGFALALTRRRPGAYEPGASLTRPRRMLMP, encoded by the coding sequence ATGACCGACGCGACCGCCCCCTACAGCCATCCGTTTTCACGGAATGACCCCAGCCCGATCGCCCAGTGGTTCTGGACGGTCGACCGGGCGCTGCTGGGCGCGGCCCTGATCCTGATCGGCCTCGGCGTGGCACTCAGCTTCGCGTCCTCGCCCGCCGCCATCCTGGCCGATGAGTCCATCACCGATCCCTTCCACTATTCCTGGCGGATGATCGTCTTCTCGACCGGCGGGATCGCCGGCATGCTGACGCTGTCGCTGCTCAGTCCCCGGGGCGTGCGCCGGATCGCGGTGCTGGCCCTTCTAGGGGCGATCGTCGTCATGGCCATGCTGCCCTTCATCGGCGACACGGTGAAAGGGGCCGCCCGCTGGGTGAACCTGGGCCCGTTCAGCCTGCAGCCGTCGGAGTTCGCCAAGCCCAGCCTGATCGTCTTCGCCGCCTGGATGTTCGCGGAGGGCAAGAAGGGCCAGGGCGTACCTGGCGTGTCCATCGCCTTCGGGTTCTACGCGGTCACCGTGGCCCTGCTGCTGATCCAGCCCGACATCGGCCAGACGCTGCTGATCACCACCACCTTCATGGCCGTCTTCTTCATGGCGGGCGTGCCGCTGCGCTGGGTCGCGGTGCTGATGGGCGCCTTCGCGGCGGGCATGACCGCCATCTATCTGCTCTTCCCCCACGTCCAGTCGCGCGTCGCCAAATTCGTCGCCCCCGGCATCGAGGACACCCACCAGATCGATCGCGCCTCGGAGGCCATCCGCGCCGGTGGTCTGGTCGGGCGGGGCATCGGCGAAGGCGTGATGAAACGCTCCGTCCCCGACCTGCACACCGACTTCATCTATTCCGTGGGGGCCGAGGAGTTCGGGCTCGTCCTCAGCCTGGCGATGATCGCCCTGTATGCCTTCATCGTCATCCGCGGGATGCGCCGGGCCATGAAGCTGAACGACCCCTTCGAACAGACGGCGGCGGCGGGCCTTTTCATGCTGATCGGCCTGCAGGCCTCGATCAATGTGGCGGTGAACCTGAACCTGATCCCGACCAAGGGGATGACGTTGCCCTTCATCAGCTATGGCGGCTCGTCGATGCTGGCCATGGGCGTGACCATGGGCTTCGCCCTGGCCCTGACGCGGCGTCGTCCCGGGGCCTATGAGCCCGGGGCCAGCCTGACCCGTCCGCGTCGAATGCTGATGCCGTGA
- a CDS encoding tetratricopeptide repeat protein, which produces MRILLVPASLLALAAAHPAAAQDVPTTPERLPPRPNIVVDPEALSPPLIVDGAGAAPASAPTIEAIPRVWSPAPRDGQGRSAYGLYLSGRSALSAGESAEGADLLARVESLTPEQPIVREQAFTSALLAGDLNLAARISPTDEGVSPVISEAGALVSVIQNLVAGDARAANAALAARPIGAPHARAGTLIAPWVAAAAGDWDTALAEPNPTADPLTVVLGRYDRARLLEHRRRYDEADAALKTLAEDARTGPLFRVAYGNFLERRGRRDEALAVYDAGLAAGAGDLALTAARARVAAGGRAPELPSFREGAAEALTIAAQQASAEGANEFAVVYLRLSLNLDRDPASLYRLGSTLSQANLEGPAQATLEQVSDEDPSVYAASRVALGLTLDKADKPEEALAAYRQAEAATPTDPRIAGLIASQLMKLERWEPALDVLNGPLLNTADQSANVRFMRGVAYESLDRVPEAEGELWAALQAEPNEPSFLNYLGYLWVDKGTRVAEGAAMIQRAHAADPEDGNIQDSLGWAQYRQGQYDIAVDTLEQAVAKEPANAEINDHLGDAYWQVGRRREAGFQWNRVLTLDPDAERRAEVEKKLEQGLTDVPPSTGG; this is translated from the coding sequence ATGCGTATCCTCCTCGTCCCGGCCTCTCTCCTCGCCCTTGCCGCGGCGCATCCCGCGGCCGCCCAGGACGTACCGACGACGCCCGAGCGGTTGCCCCCGCGTCCGAACATCGTCGTCGACCCCGAGGCCCTGTCACCGCCCCTGATCGTGGACGGAGCCGGCGCGGCGCCCGCGTCCGCCCCCACCATCGAGGCCATCCCCCGCGTCTGGTCGCCCGCCCCGCGCGACGGCCAGGGCCGCAGCGCCTACGGCCTCTATCTGTCGGGCCGGTCGGCCCTGAGCGCCGGTGAGTCCGCCGAAGGGGCCGACCTGCTGGCCCGGGTCGAGAGCCTGACGCCCGAGCAGCCGATCGTGCGCGAACAGGCCTTCACCTCCGCCCTCCTGGCCGGGGACCTGAACCTCGCCGCCCGCATCTCGCCTACGGACGAAGGCGTCTCGCCCGTCATTTCCGAGGCCGGTGCCCTCGTATCGGTGATCCAGAATCTGGTCGCCGGGGACGCCCGGGCGGCCAATGCGGCGCTGGCGGCCCGTCCCATCGGTGCCCCTCACGCCCGGGCCGGCACCCTGATCGCGCCCTGGGTCGCCGCCGCCGCGGGCGACTGGGATACCGCCCTGGCCGAGCCCAATCCGACCGCCGATCCCCTGACGGTCGTGCTCGGTCGCTACGACCGTGCGCGCCTGCTGGAGCATCGCCGTCGCTACGACGAGGCCGACGCCGCCCTGAAGACGCTGGCCGAGGACGCCCGCACCGGACCGCTGTTCCGCGTCGCCTACGGCAACTTCCTGGAGCGGCGGGGCCGTCGGGACGAGGCCCTGGCCGTCTATGACGCCGGGCTGGCCGCCGGGGCTGGCGATCTCGCCCTGACCGCCGCCCGCGCCCGCGTCGCCGCCGGGGGGCGCGCGCCTGAACTGCCGAGTTTCCGCGAGGGGGCGGCCGAGGCCCTGACCATCGCCGCCCAGCAGGCCTCGGCCGAGGGGGCCAATGAGTTCGCCGTCGTCTATCTGCGCCTGTCGCTGAACCTCGATCGCGACCCGGCCTCGCTCTATCGCCTGGGCTCGACGCTGTCCCAGGCCAATCTGGAAGGTCCGGCCCAGGCCACGCTGGAACAGGTGTCCGACGAGGATCCGTCGGTCTATGCCGCGTCCCGCGTGGCGCTCGGGCTGACCCTGGACAAGGCCGACAAGCCCGAGGAGGCGCTCGCGGCCTACCGTCAGGCCGAGGCGGCGACCCCGACCGATCCGCGCATCGCCGGTCTGATCGCCAGCCAGCTGATGAAGCTGGAACGCTGGGAACCGGCGCTCGACGTCCTGAACGGCCCGCTGCTGAACACCGCCGACCAGTCCGCCAACGTCCGGTTCATGCGCGGCGTCGCCTATGAATCGCTCGATCGCGTGCCCGAGGCGGAGGGCGAGCTCTGGGCCGCGCTTCAGGCCGAGCCGAATGAGCCGTCGTTCCTGAACTACCTCGGCTACCTCTGGGTCGATAAGGGCACGCGCGTCGCCGAAGGGGCCGCCATGATCCAGCGCGCCCATGCCGCCGATCCCGAGGACGGCAACATCCAGGACAGCCTCGGCTGGGCCCAGTACCGCCAGGGTCAGTACGACATCGCCGTCGATACCCTGGAACAGGCCGTGGCCAAGGAGCCGGCCAACGCCGAGATCAACGACCACCTCGGCGACGCCTACTGGCAGGTCGGCCGCCGGCGCGAGGCGGGCTTCCAGTGGAACCGCGTTCTGACGCTGGATCCCGACGCCGAACGTCGCGCCGAGGTCGAGAAGAAGCTGGAACAGGGCCTGACCGACGTGCCCCCGTCGACCGGGGGCTGA
- a CDS encoding 4-(cytidine 5'-diphospho)-2-C-methyl-D-erythritol kinase: MATLSRLAPAKVNLFLHVGAVRPDGYHPLSSLVAFADVGDLVTVEPADRLSLTVTGPFAGALDGQGDNLILKALRALAADRGLSDLPLHVTLDKRLPIAAGLGGGSSDAGAALRLADEALGFGLSEDALEDLSRIVGADGPMCLRARSAWAEGLGEVLVEAPDLPSLHAVLYNPGRPSPTGAVYRAYDADPSGNALRPAPPPDWTLDGVIPWLGATRNDLEPPAVRLEPAIAAALEAMTRQPDVRFVRMSGSGATVFGLFDTAGQAASAAVNLHSNNGSSWAVATLLGGNTVVS, translated from the coding sequence CTGGCCACGCTGTCCCGACTGGCCCCGGCCAAGGTCAACCTGTTCCTGCACGTCGGGGCGGTGCGGCCGGACGGCTATCACCCCCTGTCCAGCCTGGTCGCCTTCGCCGATGTCGGCGACCTCGTCACGGTCGAGCCCGCCGACCGCTTGTCGCTGACGGTCACGGGCCCGTTCGCCGGCGCGCTGGACGGGCAGGGGGACAACCTGATCCTGAAGGCCTTGCGGGCCCTGGCCGCCGACCGGGGCCTGTCGGATCTCCCCCTGCACGTGACCCTGGACAAGCGCCTGCCGATCGCGGCCGGGCTGGGGGGCGGATCGTCCGACGCCGGCGCGGCGCTGCGGCTCGCCGATGAGGCTCTGGGGTTCGGCCTGTCGGAGGATGCGCTCGAGGATCTGTCCCGTATCGTCGGCGCCGACGGTCCCATGTGCCTGCGCGCCCGCTCCGCCTGGGCGGAAGGGTTGGGCGAGGTCCTGGTCGAAGCCCCGGACCTGCCGTCCCTTCACGCCGTTCTCTACAACCCCGGTCGTCCGTCGCCGACAGGCGCGGTCTATCGCGCCTACGACGCCGATCCCTCGGGTAATGCACTGCGTCCGGCACCGCCGCCGGACTGGACCCTGGACGGGGTCATCCCTTGGCTCGGCGCCACGCGAAACGATCTGGAACCCCCCGCCGTCCGCCTCGAACCGGCCATCGCGGCCGCGCTGGAGGCCATGACCCGCCAGCCGGACGTGCGCTTCGTCCGGATGTCGGGATCCGGGGCGACGGTGTTTGGCCTGTTCGACACCGCCGGACAGGCCGCATCCGCCGCTGTGAACCTTCACAGTAATAACGGCTCAAGTTGGGCCGTGGCGACGCTTCTGGGCGGCAACACGGTCGTCAGCTAG
- the murD gene encoding UDP-N-acetylmuramoyl-L-alanine--D-glutamate ligase: protein MIPVPGFDGRRVAVFGLGRSGITAARALKAGGAVPILWDDGVSGRMRAEAEGFTVEDLTTADWSGFAALVLSPGAPLTHPKPHWTVDKARAADVPVIGDIELFARALAAIPADARPKVVAITGTNGKSTTTALIGWVLKQAGLTVHIGGNIGIGVLALSAPTPDAVYVVEVSSYQLDLTTSFAPDVAILTNISPDHLDRHGGMEGYVAAKARLFQVMSPEKVALIGVDDDWGWKTVNALNDRGLRLSTITTRTPPQFVDPAGGVPVAELATRLPDQKPAFDAGRFIIVDATGGKLVADGVAIADLAPARSLPGRHNAQNAAFAYAAARALGVSTEAAVDGLMTFPGLAHRMETVGHLGPVRFVNDSKATNADAARQALMSYPTSFWIAGGRAKDGGIEDLRDLFPRVAKAYLIGEAAADFAATLGDTPHVVAGDMATAVALAAADARAAGGDAVVLLSPACASFDQFPDFEVRGEAFRAAVLNLGATPSVHG from the coding sequence ATGATCCCCGTTCCCGGCTTCGACGGCCGCCGCGTCGCCGTCTTCGGCCTGGGCCGGTCGGGCATCACGGCCGCGCGCGCGCTGAAAGCCGGCGGGGCCGTCCCGATCCTGTGGGACGACGGCGTCTCCGGCCGGATGCGGGCCGAGGCGGAAGGATTCACGGTCGAGGACCTGACCACCGCCGACTGGTCCGGGTTCGCCGCCCTGGTCCTGTCCCCCGGCGCGCCCCTGACGCATCCGAAGCCCCACTGGACGGTCGACAAGGCTCGCGCCGCCGACGTGCCTGTCATCGGCGACATCGAGCTGTTCGCCCGCGCGCTGGCCGCCATCCCCGCCGATGCTCGCCCCAAGGTCGTCGCCATCACCGGCACCAACGGCAAGTCGACCACCACCGCCCTGATCGGCTGGGTGCTGAAACAGGCCGGCCTGACCGTCCACATCGGCGGCAACATCGGCATCGGCGTGCTGGCCCTCTCGGCCCCTACGCCCGACGCCGTCTATGTCGTTGAGGTCTCCAGCTACCAGCTGGACCTGACCACCTCTTTCGCGCCCGACGTCGCCATCCTGACCAACATCAGCCCCGACCATCTCGACCGCCACGGCGGGATGGAGGGCTATGTCGCGGCCAAGGCCCGGCTGTTCCAGGTCATGTCGCCCGAAAAGGTCGCCCTGATCGGCGTCGACGACGACTGGGGCTGGAAGACCGTCAACGCCCTGAACGACCGGGGCCTGCGGCTCAGCACCATCACGACCCGGACGCCGCCGCAGTTCGTCGATCCCGCCGGCGGCGTGCCCGTGGCAGAACTGGCGACCCGGCTTCCGGACCAGAAGCCCGCCTTTGACGCCGGTCGCTTCATCATCGTGGACGCGACCGGCGGCAAGCTCGTCGCTGACGGCGTCGCTATTGCCGACCTCGCCCCGGCACGCTCGCTCCCCGGCCGCCACAACGCCCAGAACGCCGCCTTCGCCTACGCGGCCGCCCGCGCGCTCGGCGTCTCGACCGAGGCGGCCGTCGACGGCCTGATGACCTTCCCCGGTCTGGCCCATCGCATGGAGACGGTCGGCCATCTCGGCCCCGTCCGCTTCGTCAACGACTCCAAGGCCACCAATGCCGACGCCGCGCGTCAGGCCCTGATGTCCTATCCGACCAGCTTCTGGATCGCCGGGGGACGGGCCAAGGACGGCGGGATCGAGGACCTGCGCGACCTCTTCCCGCGTGTGGCGAAGGCCTATCTGATCGGCGAGGCCGCCGCCGACTTCGCCGCGACCCTCGGTGATACCCCCCACGTCGTCGCCGGCGACATGGCCACCGCCGTCGCCCTGGCCGCCGCCGATGCCCGGGCCGCCGGCGGTGATGCGGTCGTCCTCCTCAGCCCGGCCTGCGCCAGCTTCGACCAGTTTCCCGATTTCGAGGTGAGGGGAGAGGCGTTTCGGGCCGCCGTTCTTAACCTCGGGGCTACCCCTTCGGTTCATGGTTGA
- a CDS encoding fasciclin domain-containing protein, translated as MLRTRLLTATAAIALFGAGSAFAQDAMAPAQTPATPPAQSAAPTPVPNEAVTPPQAATPAAGNTIVDVLKSNGQFTTLLAAIDAAQLTETLTSQPAISIFAPTDAAFAALPEAERTRLMDPANVNELRQLLLYHVVVADVNSSQIEGTKGGVETAARTQVQLDGTGSAIKVDEATVTTADIDASNGAIFAIDRVLNPGASQVAAGDAEEETAAPAEDATTAAPPADEATDAVAPPTDESMTGDDMDNDSATTDGETSPPPADSTMAPAGSTNTTTTPPATTTSASPTPEAVRAPNGQPAESTTTTASPPVPNSTDGQTDDMAPKPQS; from the coding sequence ATGCTTCGCACTCGCCTTCTGACCGCCACCGCCGCCATCGCTCTGTTCGGTGCCGGCTCCGCTTTCGCCCAGGACGCCATGGCTCCGGCCCAGACGCCCGCCACGCCGCCTGCCCAGTCGGCCGCGCCGACGCCGGTGCCGAATGAGGCCGTGACCCCGCCGCAGGCCGCCACGCCCGCAGCCGGCAACACCATCGTCGACGTTCTGAAGTCGAACGGCCAGTTCACGACACTGCTGGCGGCCATCGATGCGGCCCAGCTGACCGAGACCCTGACGTCGCAGCCGGCCATCTCGATCTTCGCCCCGACCGACGCCGCCTTCGCGGCCTTGCCCGAGGCGGAGCGCACGCGCCTGATGGATCCGGCCAACGTCAATGAGCTGCGCCAGCTGCTGCTGTATCACGTGGTCGTTGCCGACGTGAACTCAAGCCAGATCGAGGGCACCAAGGGTGGCGTCGAGACCGCGGCCCGCACCCAGGTCCAGCTGGACGGCACCGGTTCGGCCATCAAGGTCGACGAGGCCACCGTCACGACGGCTGACATCGACGCCTCCAACGGCGCGATCTTCGCCATCGACCGCGTCCTGAACCCCGGTGCCAGCCAGGTCGCCGCCGGTGACGCGGAAGAGGAGACCGCGGCTCCCGCCGAGGACGCCACCACGGCCGCTCCGCCCGCCGACGAGGCGACGGACGCCGTCGCACCGCCGACCGACGAATCCATGACCGGCGACGACATGGACAACGACTCGGCCACCACGGACGGCGAGACCTCGCCGCCGCCGGCCGACAGCACCATGGCTCCGGCGGGTTCGACCAACACGACCACGACGCCGCCGGCCACGACCACCAGCGCCAGTCCGACGCCGGAGGCCGTGCGCGCTCCGAACGGCCAGCCGGCCGAGAGCACGACCACCACGGCCTCGCCCCCGGTCCCGAACTCGACCGACGGCCAGACCGACGACATGGCTCCTAAGCCGCAGTCGTAA